AGCGGTAAAGGGGTGTTGCGGTCCGTTGACGGAAGTTCGATCGACCTGTCTCCCGGAGTGTCGTTCCTGATGGAGGATGGCTTCGTCGGTGAGTGGGAGATCGTCGAGCCGCTTCGGAAGTTCTATGCAAAGGTGCCGACGTCATGACGGCGCGGTGAGATGACAAAACGAAGACCTCCGAGTGAGGAGTGAAGTGCGAACTGATCGCCGAACGCACACGCACTTCAACTCGGAGGTCTTCGTCGTCTCGACCGTGAATTCACTTGGCCGAAACGGATTGTCTGCAGCAAGAACCGATCGTTTGTTCCGATTTGACGCGTCGAGGGTGAACAACGTGCGGCGTCGCTCCGGTGGCACCGAGCTGAGATAGCCCGACCGCGACTACCTCACACGCTGAAGCTGGCTCTTTAGGCACCTGTCCCTGGACGAACCAGCGCGTCGCACGCCGAACCGCCGGCGCTATTTGCTGGCGCGGATGGCCTCGAACACGCTGGGGTCCAACAGTGTTGAGGTGTCGCCGAGTTCGCGGCCCTCGGCTACGTCGCGCAGCAGGCGGCGCATGATCTTGCCGCTGCGGGTCTTGGGTAGTTCCGGAACGACATGGATCTCACGGGGTTTGGCGATCGGTGAGATCTCCTTGGATACCTCGGCGCGCAGTTCGTCGACCATCTGTTCGTGGCTCATCTGGGCGGCGTGGCTCTTGAGGATGACGAAGGCGCAGATGCCCTGGCCGGTCTGCTCGTCGGTGGCGCCGACCACGGCGGCCTCGGCGACTCCGGCGTGCCCGACGAGAGCGGATTCGACCTCGGCGGTGGAGATCCGGTGCCCGGAGACGTTCATGACGTCGTCGATGCGCCCGAGTACCCAGATCTCGCCGTCGCTGCCGTAGCGGGCGCCGTCACCGGCGAAGTACCAGCCCTGTTCGGCGAACCGGGACCAGTAGGTGTCCTTGAACCGTTCGTCGTCACCCCAGATGCCGCGCAGCATGGCCGGCCACGGCTTGTCCAGGACGAGGTAGCCGGTGGTGTGCTCTTCGCCGTCGATGGCGGGTTTGAGGTCGTTGCCGTCGTCGTCGACGATCTTGGCCGAGATGCCGGGCAGCGGGGTCATGGCCGAGCCGGGTTTGCAGGTGGTCACCCCGGGCAGTGGGCTGATCATCGCCGCGCCGGTCTCGGTCTGCCACCAGGTGTCCACGATGGGGGCGGTGTCGGCGCCGAACACCAGGCGGTACCAGCGCCAGGCTTCGGGGTTGATCGGTTCGCCGACCGAGCCGAGCAGCCGGATGCTGGACAGGTCGTGCTCGAAGGCCAGTTCGCGGCCCCACTTCATGAAGGTGCGCACCACCGTCGGCGCGGTGTAATAGATGGTGACACCGTACTTTTCGATGACCTCGAAGTGGCGGTGTTCGGTCGGGGAGGCCGGGGTGCCCTCGTAGACCACCTGGGTGGCGCCGTTGGACAGCGGCCCGTAGACGATGTAGGTGTGCCCGGTCACCCAGCCGATATCGGCTGTGCACCAGTAGACGTCGGTCTCGGGCTTGAGGTCGAAGACGACCGAATGGGTGTAGGAGGCCTGGGTCAGGTAGCCGCCCGAGGTGTGCACGATGCCCTTGGGCTTGCCGGTGGTGCCCGAGGTGTAGAGCAGGAACAGCGGTTGCTCGGAATCGAAGGCCTGCGGGGTGTGTTCGGTGGAGGCCTTGGGGACGGTCTGGTCCCACCACAGATCGCGGCCTTGCTGCCAGGGCACGTCGATTCCGGTGCGGCGCACCACCAGAACGTGCTGCACGGGGCTGGCCTCGCCGAGGGCGTGCAGCGCTTCGTCGACACCGGCCTTGAGCGGGGCGGCCTTGCCGCGGCGGAACTGGCCGTCGGAGGTGATGACGATCTTGGCCGCGGCGTCTTCGATGCGCGCCTTGAGTGCGGAGGCGGAGAAGCCGGCGAAGACGACGCTGTGCATGGCGCCCAGGCGGGCGCAGGCCAGCATGGCGATGATGGCCTCGGGCACCATCGGCATGTAGATGGCGACCCGGTCGCCGGCGGTCAGGCCGAGTTCGGTCAGGGTGTTGGCGGCCTGGTTCACCTCGTCCTGGAGTTGGGCGTAGGTGATGGAGCGGGCGTCACCGACGGGCTCCCCCTCCCAGTGGATGGCGACGCGGTCGCCGTTGCCGGCTTCGACGTGGCGGTCCACGCAGTTGTAGGCGACGTTGAGCTTCCCGCCGACGAACCACTTCGCGAACGGTGCGTTCGACCAGTCCAGGACCTCGTCGAACGGGGCCTGCCAGGACAGCCGGTTGGCCTGTGTGGCCCAGAAGGCCAGCCTGTCGCGCTCGGCTTCGTCGTAGAGGGCGCTGGTGGCGTTGGCGTTGGCCGCGAAATCGGCGGGCGGGGGAAAGCCGTGCTGGGGTGCTGTCGCTGTCACGGGGTTGTCATTGGGCACCGATCTACCTCGCTCTCGTGTGTTCACGGAAGGGTCGGCGTGCGTCACATCGTGGCCGCCGATGTGGCCGAGTATGCGCCATCGTCGCGTGACCCCGGTGGGTGGGACCAGGTACTTTACGTACTGTCGACGGCGACGTCTGGGTACTTGACACTTCGCGTGTGTGGCCGCGAACGGATATCTAGCACTGTTCATCAACACGGTGGTTTCACCAAGTACTTATCGGCTCGCGGCCGCTACCGCGGTCCGATCGGACACACCGCCCGGCCCGGCGGAATTGGCGCCGCCGAGGAATCGAGCACGATGCGTTCGCCCCTCAGTCTCCTGCCCAAGCGGGGCAGAGTGGAGTGAGGGACACGCGATGCATCGTGTCGATACGACACGAAGTTTCAGAGGAAGGTGATCACCGTGATGGATCCGCGGCACGCGATCTTGTTCGAACCAATCGCGATCGGACCGAAGGTTCTGCCGAACCGCTTCTATCAGGTCCCGCATTGCACGAGTTTCGGGGTCGTCCGGCCGCGCGCACAGGCCGCCTTCCGCGGGATGAAGGCCGAGGGGGGATGGGGTGCGGTATGCACCGAGGAATGCTCCATTCATCCGGAGGCCGACCAGATGCCGATGGTGCTGGCCCGTCTCTGGGACGACGATGATGCGGCCAACCTGTCGCTCATGTCGGACAGCGTTCACGAGAACGGTGCCTTGGCGGGTATCGAGCTGTGGTACGGCGGCGTTCACGGTCTGAGCATGGAGTCCAGGGCCGTGCAGCGGGCACCGTCGCAGATCGCCAGTGATGCGCTGCCGATGTCCCCCTGCCGTGAGATGGACCTCGACGACATCAAAGCGGTGCAGGGGTTCTACGTGGATGCTGCGTTGCGCTCACGCGATGCCGGATTCGACATCATCTGCATCTACGGTGGCCACGAGGGCCTGCTGGAGCAATTCCTGTCGCCGTACTACAACAAGCGCACCGATGGATACGGCGGATCGCTGGCCAACCGGACCCGGATGTGGCGGGAAGTCGTCGAGGCAATCTCGACCGCTGTGGGATCGGATTGTGCGGTGTCCGTGCGGCTGTCGGCCGATTCCATGCGCGGTGAAGAGGGCGTGCTACTCGAACGCGACGTCCTGCCCTTCGTCGAGATGTGTGACGACGTGGTCGACCTGTGGGATGTGCACATCGGTGGCGTCGACTGGGGAGATGACGCGACGCCGTCGCGATTCTTCAAGAGCGGTCGCGCGATGGATTGGGTGAAATCGGTCAAGGACGCGACGCGCAAACCTGTCGTGGCCGTGGGGCGTTTCACCGATCCCAACGAGATGGCCCGGGTCATCAATGACGGCGTGCTCGACATCATCGGTGCCGCCCGGCCGTCGATCGCCGATCCCTTCCTGCCCGCGAAGATCAGGGAGGGGCGACTCGAAGACATCCGTGAGTGCATCGGATGCAACATCTGTGTCTCACGCTTCGAGCACGGAGGGCCGCCGATCGTGTGCACCCAGAACGCGACGTCCGGGGAGGAGTACCGGCGCGGCTGGCACCCGGAGCGATTCTCCAAGGCGGCCAACGCCGAGAACGATGTGTTGATCGTCGGCGCGGGTCCCGCGGGCATGGAATGTGCGCGCGTGCTCGGTGAGCGCGGTATGCGCAACGTGCATCTGGTCGACGCAGACGCCGAACTCGGTGGGCACCTGAAGTGGATGGCCAACCTGCCCGGGCTTCGTGAATGGAGCCGAGTCATCGATTACCGGTTGACCCAGTTCGACAAGCTCGACAACGTCACCGTCATTCCGAACACCCGGATGAGTCCCCAGGACATCGTCGACTACGGCGCCGGCCTGGTCGTCATCGCCTCCGGATCGCATTGGTCCGGCCACGGGCTGGGCCCCGTTACCCGCGAAGGGATCCCGGGCGCGGACGCCCAGTTGCCATACGTTCTCACCCCTGAGCAGATCATGGTGGAGAACAAGCCCGTGCCCGGTGAGCGTGTGGTGATCATCGAAGCAGAGGGATACAACGTGGGCGCGGCACTGGCCGACCGGCTTTCGGCTGCGGGCAAGGCGGTGACGGTGCTGACGCACCTCGGCGAGCTTGCTCCCTATACTCACTACACGCTGGAAGCGACCCATCTGCGCAGAAAGCTGTACGCGCAGGGAGTCACCGTGGCGGCATCCATGATTCCCACCCGCATCGCCCCGGAGGGTGTGTGGGCGCACTACGCCTACGCCGACTCTGACGATGCGAAGCTCATCGAGGCGGACGCCGTGGTTCTGGTGACCCAACGGGTCTCCGACACCACTTTGTACCGCGGTATCGTCGACGGCTTCGGCGCGGACAAGCTATCCGCAGAAGGTATTACGGGTGTGTACCGGATCGGGGACTGCGTGGCGCCGCGGATTGTCGCGGAGTCCGTCTTCGACGGGCACCGGCTGGCACGCGAAATCGATTCCGCCGACCCGTCGATGCCGCTGCCGTACCTGCGGGAGCGCCCCATCGCCAGGGAACTGCCGATCCTGAGCGTGCAGCGACCTTGACGAAACGCCTCGGTGGGCGCCGAAATGGCTGACACCCGGAGGCTGTCGAAATCCGTTCATGCGGAGTGAGATTGGTTGCGCAAGCAATGCAGCGGAGCCGGCCACGATGCGTCCGGTGATCACCATCGAGAGGGTATGCCACATGGATCCGAAGCCTCTGGGGCAGCAGCACAATGGCGAGACGGGCGACGTCGACGCAGTCGTCATCGGCGCCGGTATCGGCGGTCTGTACGCGGTGCGCCGGCTGGCCGCCGACGGGCTGAATGTCATCGGTTTCGACAGCGCCACCGACGTCGGGGGCGTGTGGTTGCACAACGGCTACCCCGGGGCGCGGGTGGACATCGAGGCGTACTACTACTGTTTCTTCGATCCCGAGATCTATGGGGATTGGCAGTGGTCGCAGCGGTTCCCACCGCAGTCGGAGCTGTTGGCGTACTTGCAGCACTATGCAGAGCACTACGGATTGCGGAGGTACTTCCAGTTCTCCACCCGCGTCGAGGAGATGCACTGGCAGCCCGAGACCAAGCGCTGGCGGGTGCGCACCGATACCGGCGCGACCGTATACGCGCGCCACGTGGTGCTGGCCACGGGCCAGCTCTCGAAGGGGCGTCAGCTGCCCTTCGAAGGTGTCGAGGACTTCGCCGGTCAGTGGCTGGAGACATCGCAGTGGCCCGCCGAGCCGGTGGACCTGGCGGGCAAACGGGTCGCCGTGATCGGGACGGGATCCTCAGGTGCACAGGTGATCTCGGCTATCGCGGACCAGGTGGACAGCCTGCACGTGTTCCAGCGAACCCCGAACTACGTGGTTCCGTCCCAGAACGCTCCGATGGATCAGGAGCGTTACCGGCAGTACAGTCAAAATCTCGGCGAGCTGTGGGATCAGGTGATGCGAACGGGGGTGGCTTACCTGGCCCCGACCAGCGATGTGCCGGCCTCGGCGATGGATCCCGAACAGCAGCTCCGGCGCCTCGAAGATCAGTGGAACTTCGGCGGCCTGGCGATGACGTTCACGTTTCCCGATCAGCGGACTGATTGGAAGACCGCGGACCTGGTGTCCGACTTCGTC
This region of Mycolicibacterium diernhoferi genomic DNA includes:
- the acs gene encoding acetate--CoA ligase → MPNDNPVTATAPQHGFPPPADFAANANATSALYDEAERDRLAFWATQANRLSWQAPFDEVLDWSNAPFAKWFVGGKLNVAYNCVDRHVEAGNGDRVAIHWEGEPVGDARSITYAQLQDEVNQAANTLTELGLTAGDRVAIYMPMVPEAIIAMLACARLGAMHSVVFAGFSASALKARIEDAAAKIVITSDGQFRRGKAAPLKAGVDEALHALGEASPVQHVLVVRRTGIDVPWQQGRDLWWDQTVPKASTEHTPQAFDSEQPLFLLYTSGTTGKPKGIVHTSGGYLTQASYTHSVVFDLKPETDVYWCTADIGWVTGHTYIVYGPLSNGATQVVYEGTPASPTEHRHFEVIEKYGVTIYYTAPTVVRTFMKWGRELAFEHDLSSIRLLGSVGEPINPEAWRWYRLVFGADTAPIVDTWWQTETGAAMISPLPGVTTCKPGSAMTPLPGISAKIVDDDGNDLKPAIDGEEHTTGYLVLDKPWPAMLRGIWGDDERFKDTYWSRFAEQGWYFAGDGARYGSDGEIWVLGRIDDVMNVSGHRISTAEVESALVGHAGVAEAAVVGATDEQTGQGICAFVILKSHAAQMSHEQMVDELRAEVSKEISPIAKPREIHVVPELPKTRSGKIMRRLLRDVAEGRELGDTSTLLDPSVFEAIRASK
- a CDS encoding FAD-dependent oxidoreductase produces the protein MDPRHAILFEPIAIGPKVLPNRFYQVPHCTSFGVVRPRAQAAFRGMKAEGGWGAVCTEECSIHPEADQMPMVLARLWDDDDAANLSLMSDSVHENGALAGIELWYGGVHGLSMESRAVQRAPSQIASDALPMSPCREMDLDDIKAVQGFYVDAALRSRDAGFDIICIYGGHEGLLEQFLSPYYNKRTDGYGGSLANRTRMWREVVEAISTAVGSDCAVSVRLSADSMRGEEGVLLERDVLPFVEMCDDVVDLWDVHIGGVDWGDDATPSRFFKSGRAMDWVKSVKDATRKPVVAVGRFTDPNEMARVINDGVLDIIGAARPSIADPFLPAKIREGRLEDIRECIGCNICVSRFEHGGPPIVCTQNATSGEEYRRGWHPERFSKAANAENDVLIVGAGPAGMECARVLGERGMRNVHLVDADAELGGHLKWMANLPGLREWSRVIDYRLTQFDKLDNVTVIPNTRMSPQDIVDYGAGLVVIASGSHWSGHGLGPVTREGIPGADAQLPYVLTPEQIMVENKPVPGERVVIIEAEGYNVGAALADRLSAAGKAVTVLTHLGELAPYTHYTLEATHLRRKLYAQGVTVAASMIPTRIAPEGVWAHYAYADSDDAKLIEADAVVLVTQRVSDTTLYRGIVDGFGADKLSAEGITGVYRIGDCVAPRIVAESVFDGHRLAREIDSADPSMPLPYLRERPIARELPILSVQRP
- a CDS encoding flavin-containing monooxygenase; amino-acid sequence: MDPKPLGQQHNGETGDVDAVVIGAGIGGLYAVRRLAADGLNVIGFDSATDVGGVWLHNGYPGARVDIEAYYYCFFDPEIYGDWQWSQRFPPQSELLAYLQHYAEHYGLRRYFQFSTRVEEMHWQPETKRWRVRTDTGATVYARHVVLATGQLSKGRQLPFEGVEDFAGQWLETSQWPAEPVDLAGKRVAVIGTGSSGAQVISAIADQVDSLHVFQRTPNYVVPSQNAPMDQERYRQYSQNLGELWDQVMRTGVAYLAPTSDVPASAMDPEQQLRRLEDQWNFGGLAMTFTFPDQRTDWKTADLVSDFVRGKIRDVVQDPALVDALEPRDYPIGTRRLVVCNGYYEAFNRDNVNLVNLRKESITRVTPQGIQTDEGFYEVDVIISALGFDAFSGAMDAIDIRNADGRRPTEDWARGPQAHLGLMVHGFPNMYVLTGPGSPSVLVNFNVHNVFHVDYVADLIAYMSSHDYDAVQPTAEAQRRWHIETQRAADGLLRKEVKNYMVHVNDDGSRVFIPYAGGWSTYVDIVNRVASEGYHGFAFSEVGTSTYRAVDHEDTVVPL